The Eupeodes corollae unplaced genomic scaffold, idEupCoro1.1 scaffold_1030, whole genome shotgun sequence genomic interval gGCTTTTTTGGTGGTGATAGTGGGGCAGGTCCTAAGGTAATGTACCTTACCTTTGTATATACGTATCTTCATTTTTGCTGAATTTTATTAGCTTAACTGTGACTGTGAAAATTTCGGTATTCAATGTTCTCGGTGTGGTTGACTTTTCCTTTGACagtcttttttaacttaatatttgtttttgtataatttcagGTTGTTGGCGGATGGACCGACAAACGAGTTCATCGGGTCGAACACCGGGTCGTTTTGGTGATTACCTTTGCGATAGCCCATGGAGCCTAATCGAGTCAGCGGCTCTTGCAATGAAATCAAGACAAGGTGACAACGTTGAATTCGTCCTGTGGACGGGGTaagtttcatgttttttttgtgaataaaattttGCATCTATAACGTACCTAACTTAACTAACCCATCAGGGCATCAGGTATTAGAAAGGTTAATAGCAAAAGGATATTATAAAAGGCATTTGTGCTTCTGTCCTTAATGGATCAACTTGTATAGTTTGGATACtacattacatacatatacacataGCTTTAGGTAGGAAGAAGGGTTGTTTCTGGTGTAATCGATATAGTCGACCGAAGTAGATATGGAGGCCATTGAATCTTGCTCCAAGCATAAAAGATTTTATAGACTAAGCACTTAAGGGCTTAGTTTAAGTAGACAGAGAGAGGGAAGTATGTGAGGGTTTATCATTATATCTAGCTGGCTGTTGGTGCATTCAACTTGACCTGACCCATACCATGTCAGATGAGTATTTAATAGTTTCGAATGATGCATTATTTTGAAGGCAGATAAAGATGGTTTTTGGCTTTTTGGAtagttgtcgttgtcgttttgGTAAACCTCTCTGCTCAGCGTATCGTTTAAAAGCACATTTGGTTTTGTGTGATGAGATAATATTTGTGAAggacttgaaaataattttcttcatgGTCATTATTTCCTAATGGTATAAAATACAATCAAAGGCACGCTTTCTACATACAAATTATGTATCTAGGTAtaaattaaagtaataattattaaagatatagtttttagattctaatgtttttttttttttggataattttGCAATTCTTGAGGTAGAAAAGcttaattataaaattgctattttatgtctttttaccatagcagttcaaaaaaaggtgaatattttggtaaaccctaaatatctcacaaaacAAAGACGCTGGAgactcgaattaaattttatgttatatattgtaacgtgataccaccCCAGTGCAAAATTGTTGGTGACAGCAAACGaaagaggggggagaggtgttttcactGAGGTACCTCTCCTTATctaggcggcagcggacgaattttTGGGATctaatcaacggtggcgtctaaagttccagtaaggttaaactacttagtgaacaccttgtagggcttcttcgacatattcggagcccagacctgtaaggagttatactaaggatctggccctccaggttggatgTTGTGCCAtccatcggggtgacttccttcCTTCCACGTGCAGCGGAACAACTAGCGGAAGCCCCAaattgctgcaaggcagatattatcGCCATCCAAagagtgcgatgggatggaccgggcaaacgcaaactaaaagactgtgatATATACTACGGGGGCTGCTACTGAGGACAAatacagcgtctatttgggtgtggatttgttgttcgactcaggcaaaaagtcttgagtttcaaaagTGTGAGCGAgcacatcacgacaatccgcatcaaggctaaattcggaaacataagcctaatatgcgcacatcccccaacagaggagaaagatgaagacacaaaagacatattcttcgagctcttggacaagacatatgagcagtgccctggctatgac includes:
- the LOC129953497 gene encoding acid sphingomyelinase-like phosphodiesterase 3b; amino-acid sequence: YFWHITDLHLDTIYSTQGDVLRSCWRMDRQTSSSGRTPGRFGDYLCDSPWSLIESAALAMKSRQGDNVEFVLWTG